In Helianthus annuus cultivar XRQ/B chromosome 3, HanXRQr2.0-SUNRISE, whole genome shotgun sequence, a single window of DNA contains:
- the LOC110930096 gene encoding uncharacterized protein LOC110930096: MFYNFYFCSKHWSLIIVCPDFKFGNIVDSINEGKTQKNYKLVKITEEVVEINFKWHMAQCKQQKGSCECGYMVIKHMKEFIDSIQHDLVNRLWNEEGYFEESQIENLVVDLMSGFIKKMF; encoded by the exons ATGttctataatttttatttttgtagTAAACATTGGTCGCTTATAATTGTTTGCCCAGATTTCAAATTCGGCAATATTGTTGATTCTATAAACGAAGGGAAGACCCAGAAAAATTACAAGCTCGTCAAGATCACTGAAGAAGTTGTTGAGATTAATTTTAAGTGGCACATGGCACAG TGCAAACAACAGAAAGGCAGTTGTGAATGTGGGTATATGGTAATCAAACATATGAAAGAGTTTATCGACTCTATACAACATGATTTGGTTAACCGA ctTTGGAATGAAGAAGGGTATTTTGAAGAATCTCAAATTGAGAATTTAGTGGTAGATTTAATGTCGGGATTTATTAAAAAGATgttttga